Proteins co-encoded in one Chloroflexota bacterium genomic window:
- a CDS encoding GNAT family protein, with translation MTTGDWPLLRESIQTPRLLLRPFRFDDADDIYAYASDPEWGRFLAHEQPYERRHAEAFLAERVLAKWRKNPAWAMEQDGRVVGGLSLWLARRNRRAEIGYELARRLWGRGLATEAAAAVIDEAFRLLPIRKVTATASAANVRSTRLLERLGMQREALLRQHWVHRGESLDEVRYGLLREEWQPLAGPASTERRASR, from the coding sequence TGCGGGAATCGATCCAGACGCCGCGGCTGCTCTTGCGACCGTTCAGGTTCGACGACGCGGATGACATATACGCCTATGCCAGCGACCCGGAATGGGGACGCTTTCTTGCCCACGAGCAGCCCTACGAACGCCGTCATGCGGAGGCCTTCTTGGCCGAGCGCGTGTTGGCGAAATGGCGCAAGAATCCTGCCTGGGCGATGGAGCAGGACGGTCGAGTGGTCGGCGGGTTGAGCTTGTGGCTGGCTCGCCGGAATCGACGGGCGGAGATTGGCTACGAGTTGGCCCGGCGGCTGTGGGGCCGCGGTCTCGCAACCGAGGCTGCGGCGGCGGTCATCGACGAGGCGTTTCGCCTGCTTCCGATCCGCAAGGTGACCGCAACCGCGAGCGCAGCCAACGTCCGATCAACGCGGCTACTTGAAAGACTCGGCATGCAGCGCGAAGCCCTGCTTCGACAGCACTGGGTACATCGCGGCGAATCCCTGGATGAGGTTCGCTACGGGCTACTCCGTGAAGAGTGGCAGCCGCTAGCCGGGCCCGCTTCCACCGAGCGACGCGCTTCACGATGA